The proteins below come from a single Miscanthus floridulus cultivar M001 chromosome 1, ASM1932011v1, whole genome shotgun sequence genomic window:
- the LOC136488832 gene encoding F-box/LRR-repeat protein 13-like, with translation MEEDDHISRLPDAVLGEIVSLLRTKEGGRTQAIASRWCHIWRSAPLNLDLHNRAPSERRIPLAQISGILSSHRGPGRRFSIPRHYFENDAHPAATLDAWLGTPALDGLQELDFHYGSWHTRQGSPARPLPESARRFLSTLRVASFGHCTFPDENGLIFPLLKQLSLMHVKISENSLYALLAGCPLLQSLMLTQSFGCSRIRIVSRTLRSIGVHASWGDTMLDQFTIEDAPFLERFLLLDLWFPKKMVISVVSAPRLKILGQLHIKSPRLEFGTSVFMGSDVVNSTTMLPSMRVLALTQNNFSLDEVIAFMKCFPCLENLYIKMSTAYGQLTKTKVTNAWRQKYPEPYWYP, from the exons ATGGAAGAGGACGACCACATCAGCCGCCTCCCCGATGCCGTCCTCGGCGAGATCGTCTCCCTCCTACGCACCAAGGAAGGCGGCCGCACGCAGGCCATCGCCTCCCGGTGGTGCCACATCTGGCGCTCCGCACCCCTCAACCTCGACCTCCACAACCGGGCCCCTAGCGAGCGCCGCATCCCGCTGGCCCAGATCTCCGGCATCCTCTCCTCACACCGGGGCCCCGGCCGACGCTTCTCCATCCCCAGGCACTACTTCGAGAACGACGCCCACCCCGCCGCCACGCTCGACGCCTGGCTCGGCACCCCCGCCCTCGACGGCCTCCAGGAGCTCGACTTCCACTACGGCTCTTGGCACACGCGTCAGGGGAGCCCGGCGCGGCCGCTGCCTGAATCGGCGCGCCGTTTCTTGTCCACCCTTCGCGTCGCCAGCTTCGGCCACTGCACTTTCCCAGATGAAAACGGCCTCATCTTTCCGCTTCTCAAGCAGCTGAGCCTTATGCACGTCAAAATTTCCGAGAACTCTCTGTATGCCCTGCTCGCTGGTTGCCCTCTCTTGCAGAGCTTGATGCTAACTCAGAGCTTTGGCTGCTCTCGCATCAGGATTGTGTCCCGAACCCTTAGGAGCATCGGTGTACATGCTTCTTGGGGAGACACCATGTTAGACCAGTTCACCATCGAGGATGCACCCTTTCTAGAAAGAttccttcttcttgatctttggttTCCCAAAAAAATGGTCATCTCAGTAGTCTCAGCTCCGAGACTGAAGATTTTGGGCCAGCTGCATATTAAAAGCCCCAGACTGGAGTTCGGCACCTCAGTTTTTATG GGATCTGATGTTGTTAACTCGACAACGATGCTGCCCAGTATGAGAGTTCTAGCTTTAACACAAAACAACTTTAGTTTGGATGAGGTCATTGCCTTCATGAAATGCTTTCCCTGCTTGGAGAACTTGTACATCAAGATGTCAACAGCTTATGGCCAG TTAACAAAGACAAAGGTGACAAATGCATGGCGTCAGAAATATCCGGAACCTTATTGGTACCCTTGA